The genome window ACCGCCATGGCCGCGCCGGGGGCCCGGGGCGCGCTGCCCCGCACCCCGACGACCGAGGCGACCGCGAAGCGCTCGCCCGCGTCGGCCCACTCGAGCAGCTGCTCTGCGATGTCACGCATGGTGCCTCCTGGGTTCGTGCGGGGCCCGGCCCGGGCGGCTCCGCGAGCGCGCGGCTCGCGGAGCCACCGGGTCACTTCACCCCGAACAGGACTTCTATTCCTTCTACGCCGAAGTACACGACGAATACCAGCGAGAGGACCCCGACCAGCCAGCCGATCTCCCTGGGCTTTCCCTTGGCGAGCTTGATGACGGTGAAGGCGACCAGCCCGGCCCCGATGCCGTTGGTGATCATGTAGGTGAACGGGATCAGGGCGATGGTCAGGAACGCCGGGATGACGAAGTCCGGATCGCTCCACGGGATGTGGCGGGCCTGGCCCATCATCATCCCGCCGACCACGACCAGCGCGGGCGCGGCGGCCTGCGCGGGCACGACCGCGGCCAGCGGGGTGAACAGCAGCGTCAGGCAGAACAGGACGCCGGTGACGACGCTGGCCAGGCCGGTGCGGGCACCCTCGGCGACGCCCGTGGCCGACTCCAGGAACACCGTGTTCGGCGACGAGCCGGTGAGCCCGCCCGCCGCCGCCGCGACGCCGTCGACGGCCAGGATGCGGCCCATGCCCTCGATCTTGCCGTTGCGCGAGAGCCCCGCCTCGCTCCCGACGCTGGTGATGGTGCCCATCGCGTCGAAGAACCCGGAGAGCACCAGGGTGAACAGGAAGACCGTGGCCGCGATGCCGCCCGCGGAGACGAACCCGCCGAAGAGGTCGACCTGCCCGAACAGGCTGAAGTCGGGGCTGGCCACGAAGCTCTCGGGCATCTCGGGGGCGATGGTGCCCCAGGCGTCGGCAGGCAGCCCGAGGGCCGCGTTCAGCACGATCGCCAGGACCGTGCTGACCCCGATGGCGATCAGGATCGCGCCGGGGATGCGCCGGGCCATCAGCACGATCATCAGCAGCAGGCTGAAGCAGAACACCGCGATCGG of Saccharopolyspora erythraea contains these proteins:
- a CDS encoding NCS2 family permease codes for the protein MTQQLSQERPADPDSARSPVDRFFQITRRGSTMSRELRGGLTTFVAMAYIVMLNPLILGSSTDATGAALTSEQLTTATAVTAGVMTILMGMIGNAPLALAAGLGVNAVVAFTIAPSMTWAQAFGLVVLEGVLIVVLAVSGVRERIINAIPAPLKTALTVGIGLYIALIGLVSAGFVTRKPDAADTTVPVQMGEGGHLLGLPIAVFCFSLLLMIVLMARRIPGAILIAIGVSTVLAIVLNAALGLPADAWGTIAPEMPESFVASPDFSLFGQVDLFGGFVSAGGIAATVFLFTLVLSGFFDAMGTITSVGSEAGLSRNGKIEGMGRILAVDGVAAAAGGLTGSSPNTVFLESATGVAEGARTGLASVVTGVLFCLTLLFTPLAAVVPAQAAAPALVVVGGMMMGQARHIPWSDPDFVIPAFLTIALIPFTYMITNGIGAGLVAFTVIKLAKGKPREIGWLVGVLSLVFVVYFGVEGIEVLFGVK